In Actinoplanes sp. NBC_00393, a single genomic region encodes these proteins:
- a CDS encoding peptidoglycan-binding protein, translating to MSARGMLSVVGTAVGGLIGWSEPAPPADPAALRALFADLGVRIGPDDTELTQAVRYFQQRTGLTADGEAGPQTVHLLARYAAEARELTGLRAA from the coding sequence ATGTCCGCACGGGGAATGCTCAGCGTGGTCGGCACGGCCGTCGGTGGCCTGATCGGGTGGTCCGAGCCGGCGCCGCCGGCCGACCCGGCGGCGTTGCGCGCGCTCTTCGCCGACCTGGGCGTGCGGATCGGCCCGGACGACACCGAGCTGACTCAGGCGGTGCGTTACTTTCAGCAACGCACCGGCCTGACGGCCGACGGCGAGGCCGGGCCACAGACGGTCCATCTGCTTGCCCGGTACGCGGCGGAGGCTCGCGAGTTGACCGGGCTGCGGGCCGCCTGA
- a CDS encoding DUF732 domain-containing protein, whose amino-acid sequence MRRLGLLVAATAVPMIAAGCGTAPGVPEWKSGMSAPAAPSVAGSVPAPEQPTQAAAPSPAATPAATSPAVTSPAVTSSAGDPGSDERFVAAVRGQLPEVAVDRRPEEIAELGGAACTFLAAGQQRAAAAAELTGYGVTSTDARELVVLARTFLCRA is encoded by the coding sequence GTGAGGCGGCTCGGGCTACTGGTCGCCGCGACGGCCGTACCGATGATCGCTGCCGGCTGCGGGACGGCTCCGGGCGTACCGGAATGGAAATCGGGCATGTCGGCGCCCGCGGCTCCCAGCGTGGCCGGCAGCGTGCCGGCGCCGGAGCAGCCCACGCAGGCCGCGGCACCCAGCCCGGCCGCGACGCCGGCCGCGACGAGCCCGGCGGTGACGAGCCCGGCGGTGACGAGTTCGGCCGGCGATCCCGGTTCGGATGAGCGCTTCGTCGCGGCGGTGCGCGGGCAGCTGCCGGAGGTCGCGGTGGACCGGCGGCCCGAAGAGATCGCCGAGCTCGGCGGCGCGGCCTGCACCTTCCTGGCCGCCGGGCAGCAGCGGGCCGCGGCCGCCGCGGAACTGACCGGGTACGGCGTGACCAGCACCGACGCCCGCGAACTGGTCGTCCTCGCCCGGACCTTCCTCTGCCGCGCATAA
- a CDS encoding S1C family serine protease: protein MTDLMTRPAHDDRTATSGGERVVDLPPVPPTHIAPEMVQPPRDPRWKRRVAGGAAILVLIAGGGSTGAVLADRYLESRPAAAAATVTTLAEGSDLAPIVAKVQPSVVTVLVDSARSSSLGSGVVLSADGLILTNNHVVEADGTVSIRLSTGQTVPAQVVATDATHDLALVQATGLSGLTPVTFATDDSVAVGDTVLAFGAPLGLEGTVTSGIVSALDRSLDTGDEKLTGLLQTDAAINQGNSGGALVDMSGRVVGINVAIATAGDSTGSVGLGFAIPADTVTQVVSQLQAQVR, encoded by the coding sequence ATGACCGACCTGATGACCCGCCCCGCCCACGACGACCGGACCGCCACCAGCGGCGGCGAGCGTGTCGTCGACCTGCCGCCGGTACCGCCCACCCACATCGCCCCGGAGATGGTGCAGCCGCCGCGGGACCCGCGATGGAAGCGCCGGGTGGCCGGTGGCGCCGCGATCCTCGTACTGATCGCCGGTGGTGGCAGCACCGGCGCTGTCCTGGCCGACCGCTACCTGGAGAGCCGCCCGGCCGCGGCCGCGGCGACCGTGACCACCCTGGCCGAGGGCAGCGACCTCGCCCCGATCGTGGCGAAGGTGCAGCCCAGCGTCGTCACCGTGCTGGTCGACAGCGCCCGCTCGTCGTCGCTCGGCTCCGGCGTGGTGCTCTCCGCGGACGGCCTGATCCTCACCAACAACCACGTGGTCGAGGCGGACGGGACGGTCAGCATCCGGCTCTCCACCGGCCAGACCGTCCCCGCGCAGGTGGTCGCCACCGACGCCACGCACGACCTCGCGCTGGTGCAGGCGACCGGCCTGTCCGGGCTGACGCCGGTCACGTTCGCCACCGACGACTCGGTGGCGGTCGGCGACACCGTTCTGGCGTTCGGGGCGCCGCTCGGCCTGGAGGGCACGGTGACCTCGGGCATCGTCTCCGCCCTCGACCGCAGCCTGGACACCGGCGACGAGAAGCTCACCGGCCTGCTGCAGACCGACGCCGCGATCAACCAGGGCAACTCCGGTGGCGCGCTCGTCGACATGTCCGGCCGGGTGGTCGGCATCAACGTCGCGATCGCCACCGCCGGCGACAGCACCGGCAGCGTCGGCCTGGGCTTCGCGATCCCCGCCGACACCGTGACCCAGGTCGTCAGCCAGCTCCAGGCCCAGGTCCGCTGA
- a CDS encoding ABC transporter ATP-binding protein/permease: MRLLRDLWATSRSRTALVAFLIVLGAAGSAGALALAGPVLVDRSVPLFMLLAAALGAAVLTDVSVGLLVARLTADWAARVRRGLNRVAFGQPLPTLENTPVGELLDRIDSDVYQVGAELRGSGVRLAQSMALATLSIVTAFFVWWPAAIAMILVSILLFVTMNKPVQRIGPIRIHEEEAWSDLAAVMEEAIHGQDDVRTSLAAPYVQRLYAIRAREVLVRGRRVWRASSKITMGAGAITRTLIAALVVAGAWALVAGHIDSARLTAVWLLALGFGGTLEHVTRMVPELQNALGAWSRVQLLSNVPQEPTDGVPPADGDLAIRNLTFRYGESDSTRPPALHDVSVTFARGRSYALIGRTGSGKSTLAKILTRAVDVPRGTVFLGGTDINDIGVEGLRRWTAIVPQRTEILAGTLAENIALFDEDLQPRAARAIDELGLSAWVAGLPDGIDTKLGEGGYKLSAGQEQLVAFARILVRDPQVVILDEATARMDPVTESWVQRATDRLLQGRIGVIVAHRLSSVQRCDEVVVLADGRVLESGPLRESQRFAELMASSNLAVPVARSGSGSALLSENERDWDTAVQVELGPDALANPLPTVEPPPLPEPPQAHTMREITRLATNDARYGLGAVSLFLLLVLFGLDGAVLPLLWADVVDGTGNPLYPAAGIAAALILLIPTLYFTGAWFPEWWVRQMLRISLRLVHGQTGPRRVSKHTPAEVVAQGGDTERVVMLADNLIDNCVALFVVVAMTLTSQSFVPALLFVGTMLVSGLAATLFGPRLEQAARRTVAARAAFATSLVSSLSAARTVKLAGATEPVLGHLARLDATRSELQRHEIAIQVWARSTPSIASGLLPIVAWGMYLNGQLTAAATLIAVAVLGSARWFAWTTASLVSHFPSARVWTKRTVAMAGVSDYSSEVPGVDLAEGTAPAPPTAAREPLQQLELHGFSAVHENGALGVRDIDLTVDRGQLVLVVGPVGSGKSSLLRALAGIVHHTGELRWNGKPVREPEMFLRPNQVGYVAQLPRVLSGTVADNIQLGHEVDAEDAVSVAQLEHDLTAAGGGLQLLIGHKGTRLSGGQLQRLALARALAPRTELLIADDVSSALDVTTELELWRALRSHGVTVVGSTSKRAALAQADKVVVLIGGRAEDQGTWDELADRWGHLAG; encoded by the coding sequence ATGCGTCTGCTCCGCGACCTGTGGGCCACAAGCCGAAGTCGCACCGCGCTCGTCGCGTTCCTGATCGTCCTGGGCGCGGCCGGGTCGGCGGGTGCGCTGGCGCTGGCCGGTCCGGTGCTGGTCGACCGGTCGGTTCCGCTGTTCATGCTGCTCGCCGCGGCGCTCGGGGCCGCGGTGCTCACCGACGTGTCGGTGGGGCTGCTGGTGGCCCGGCTGACCGCGGACTGGGCGGCCCGCGTCCGGCGCGGCCTCAACCGGGTGGCGTTCGGGCAGCCGCTGCCCACGCTGGAGAACACGCCGGTCGGTGAGCTGCTGGACCGGATCGACTCGGACGTCTACCAGGTCGGCGCCGAGCTGCGCGGCTCCGGTGTGCGGCTGGCCCAGTCGATGGCCCTCGCGACGCTCTCGATCGTCACCGCGTTCTTCGTCTGGTGGCCGGCCGCGATCGCCATGATCCTGGTGTCGATCCTGCTCTTCGTCACGATGAACAAGCCGGTGCAGCGGATCGGCCCGATCCGGATCCACGAGGAGGAGGCCTGGTCCGACCTGGCGGCGGTGATGGAGGAGGCCATCCACGGGCAGGACGACGTGCGCACCAGCCTCGCCGCGCCCTACGTGCAGAGGCTCTACGCGATCAGAGCCCGCGAGGTCCTGGTCCGGGGCCGCCGCGTCTGGCGCGCGTCCTCGAAGATCACCATGGGGGCCGGCGCGATCACCCGTACGCTGATCGCCGCTCTTGTCGTGGCCGGCGCCTGGGCCCTGGTCGCCGGGCACATCGACAGCGCCCGCCTGACCGCGGTCTGGCTGCTCGCGCTCGGCTTCGGCGGCACCCTGGAGCACGTCACCCGGATGGTCCCCGAGCTGCAGAACGCGCTCGGCGCCTGGAGCCGGGTGCAGCTGCTCAGCAACGTGCCGCAGGAGCCCACCGACGGCGTGCCGCCGGCCGACGGCGACCTGGCGATCCGCAACCTGACCTTCCGCTACGGCGAGAGCGACAGCACGCGTCCACCCGCCCTGCATGACGTCAGCGTGACGTTCGCGCGCGGCCGGTCGTACGCGTTGATCGGCCGGACCGGTTCCGGCAAGTCCACCCTGGCCAAGATCCTCACCCGGGCCGTGGACGTGCCGCGCGGCACGGTCTTCCTCGGCGGGACCGACATCAACGACATCGGCGTGGAGGGGCTGCGCCGGTGGACCGCGATCGTCCCGCAGCGCACCGAGATCCTGGCCGGCACCCTCGCCGAGAACATCGCGCTCTTCGACGAGGATCTGCAGCCCCGGGCCGCCAGGGCGATCGACGAGCTGGGTCTGTCGGCGTGGGTGGCCGGCCTGCCCGACGGCATCGACACCAAGCTCGGCGAGGGCGGCTACAAACTGTCCGCCGGGCAGGAGCAGCTGGTGGCGTTCGCCCGCATCCTGGTCCGCGACCCGCAGGTGGTGATCCTCGACGAGGCCACCGCCCGGATGGACCCGGTGACCGAGTCCTGGGTGCAGCGGGCCACCGACCGGCTGCTGCAGGGCCGGATCGGCGTGATCGTCGCGCACCGGCTCTCCTCGGTGCAGCGCTGCGACGAGGTGGTCGTGCTCGCCGACGGCCGGGTGCTCGAGTCCGGGCCGCTGCGCGAGTCGCAACGGTTCGCCGAGCTGATGGCCAGCAGCAACCTGGCGGTCCCGGTGGCCCGCAGCGGGTCGGGCAGTGCGCTGCTCAGCGAGAACGAGCGGGACTGGGACACCGCGGTGCAGGTCGAGCTCGGCCCGGACGCGCTGGCGAACCCGCTGCCCACAGTGGAGCCGCCACCGCTGCCGGAGCCACCGCAGGCGCACACCATGCGGGAGATCACCCGGCTGGCCACCAACGACGCGCGGTACGGGCTGGGCGCGGTCTCGCTCTTCCTGCTGCTCGTGCTGTTCGGGCTGGATGGGGCGGTCCTGCCGCTGCTCTGGGCCGACGTGGTCGACGGCACCGGCAACCCGCTGTACCCGGCGGCCGGTATCGCCGCCGCGCTCATCCTGCTGATCCCGACGCTGTACTTCACCGGCGCCTGGTTCCCGGAGTGGTGGGTGCGGCAGATGCTGCGGATCAGCCTGCGGCTGGTGCACGGCCAGACCGGGCCGCGGCGGGTCAGCAAGCACACCCCGGCCGAGGTGGTCGCCCAGGGCGGCGACACCGAGCGGGTGGTCATGCTCGCCGACAACCTGATCGACAACTGCGTGGCGCTGTTCGTCGTGGTGGCCATGACGCTGACCTCGCAGTCGTTCGTGCCGGCGCTGCTGTTCGTCGGGACGATGCTGGTGTCGGGGCTGGCCGCGACCCTGTTCGGGCCGCGGCTGGAGCAGGCCGCACGGCGTACCGTGGCGGCCCGGGCGGCGTTCGCGACCTCGCTGGTCTCGTCGCTGTCGGCGGCACGCACGGTGAAGCTGGCCGGCGCCACCGAGCCGGTGCTCGGGCACCTGGCCCGGCTCGACGCGACCCGCAGCGAGCTGCAACGACACGAGATCGCCATTCAGGTGTGGGCCCGCTCCACGCCGTCGATCGCCAGCGGCCTGCTGCCGATCGTCGCCTGGGGGATGTACCTGAACGGGCAGCTCACCGCGGCAGCCACGCTGATCGCGGTGGCCGTGCTCGGGTCGGCCCGGTGGTTCGCGTGGACGACCGCGTCGCTGGTCTCGCACTTCCCGTCGGCGCGGGTGTGGACCAAGCGGACGGTGGCGATGGCCGGCGTCTCCGACTACTCGTCGGAGGTGCCGGGTGTGGACCTGGCCGAGGGCACGGCGCCGGCGCCGCCGACGGCGGCACGCGAGCCGCTGCAGCAGTTGGAGCTGCACGGTTTCAGCGCGGTGCACGAGAACGGCGCCCTGGGCGTACGCGACATCGACCTCACCGTCGACCGTGGACAGCTGGTGCTGGTGGTCGGGCCGGTCGGGTCGGGCAAGTCGTCGCTGCTGCGCGCCCTGGCCGGCATCGTGCACCACACCGGCGAGCTGCGGTGGAACGGCAAGCCGGTCCGTGAGCCGGAGATGTTCCTGCGGCCCAACCAGGTGGGGTACGTTGCTCAGCTGCCCCGGGTGCTGTCCGGGACGGTGGCCGACAACATCCAGCTCGGGCACGAGGTGGACGCGGAGGACGCGGTGTCGGTCGCCCAGCTGGAACACGACCTGACCGCGGCCGGTGGCGGGCTGCAGCTGCTCATCGGGCACAAGGGGACGCGGCTCTCCGGCGGGCAGCTGCAACGGCTGGCGCTGGCCCGGGCGCTGGCTCCGCGTACCGAACTGCTGATCGCGGATGATGTCTCGTCCGCGCTGGACGTGACCACCGAGCTGGAGTTGTGGCGGGCGTTGCGCTCGCACGGGGTGACCGTGGTCGGCTCCACGTCGAAACGGGCCGCGCTGGCCCAGGCCGACAAGGTCGTCGTGCTGATCGGCGGCCGGGCCGAGGACCAGGGCACCTGGGACGAGCTGGCCGACCGCTGGGGCCACCTGGCCGGCTGA
- a CDS encoding styrene monooxygenase/indole monooxygenase family protein, with translation MRDILIVGAGQAGLQLGLGLRAEGYQVTIVSARTPAEIREGWPTSTQAMFEPALDTERAYRLNHWEQDAPPIAGLHMGLSAPPGTLALDIRAPLEKPARSVDQRIKMSGWLTRAAENGIEVIHREVAPAELDELGREHELTVVAAGRGELVGAFERDADRSVYAEPQRGLAVAYTTGLKPDPAWPEPHVEFLALPGLGELFAIPALTATGACDILFWEAVPGGPLDVFGGRRDPGEHLEITLRLIKEYLPWFHERCAGVQLAGDRATLQGRFTPTVRRPVAHLPDGGLALGIGDVVISNDPITGQGANTAAKAAQHYLRAILERGNRSFDEEWMTGTFETFWTAHGRAVTSWTNAMLQPLPPHVQQLLGAAAGHEGIARRFAAGFADPNDLGNWFLDPRKAAGYLADLGIS, from the coding sequence TTGCGCGACATTCTCATCGTCGGGGCCGGGCAGGCTGGGCTCCAGCTTGGGCTCGGCCTGCGCGCCGAGGGGTATCAGGTGACCATCGTGTCGGCTCGGACGCCGGCGGAGATCCGGGAGGGGTGGCCTACCTCGACCCAAGCCATGTTCGAGCCGGCGCTGGACACCGAGCGGGCCTACCGCCTCAATCACTGGGAGCAGGACGCCCCGCCGATCGCCGGGCTGCATATGGGGCTTTCGGCGCCGCCCGGGACGCTTGCGCTCGACATCCGTGCGCCGCTCGAGAAACCGGCACGGTCCGTCGACCAGCGGATCAAGATGTCCGGCTGGCTCACCAGGGCGGCCGAGAACGGCATCGAGGTGATCCACCGCGAGGTGGCGCCGGCCGAGCTGGACGAGCTGGGCCGCGAGCACGAGCTCACCGTGGTCGCGGCCGGCCGGGGTGAGCTGGTCGGGGCGTTCGAGCGGGACGCGGACCGATCCGTGTACGCCGAGCCGCAACGAGGGCTGGCTGTCGCGTACACCACCGGGTTGAAGCCGGATCCGGCCTGGCCGGAGCCGCATGTGGAGTTCCTCGCCCTGCCCGGCCTCGGCGAACTCTTCGCCATCCCGGCGCTGACCGCGACCGGCGCCTGCGACATCCTCTTCTGGGAGGCCGTGCCGGGCGGGCCGCTGGACGTGTTCGGCGGCCGGCGCGATCCGGGCGAACACCTCGAAATCACCCTCCGCCTGATCAAGGAATACCTGCCGTGGTTCCACGAGCGGTGCGCCGGCGTGCAGCTGGCCGGCGACCGCGCCACCCTGCAGGGACGATTCACGCCGACGGTGCGCCGCCCGGTGGCGCACCTGCCCGACGGTGGGCTCGCGCTCGGCATCGGCGACGTGGTGATCTCCAACGACCCGATCACCGGGCAGGGCGCCAACACCGCCGCCAAGGCCGCCCAGCACTACTTGCGGGCCATCCTCGAACGCGGGAACCGGTCCTTCGACGAAGAGTGGATGACAGGGACGTTCGAGACGTTCTGGACAGCGCACGGCCGGGCGGTCACCAGCTGGACCAATGCGATGTTGCAACCGCTGCCGCCGCACGTACAGCAACTGCTCGGCGCCGCGGCCGGCCACGAAGGGATCGCGCGGCGCTTCGCGGCCGGCTTCGCCGACCCGAACGATCTCGGCAATTGGTTCCTCGATCCGCGGAAGGCGGCCGGCTACCTGGCTGATCTCGGCATTTCATAG
- a CDS encoding metallophosphoesterase: MSVGEAVEARPRRRAPRATFGVLITVILLLLFGVPWATLAWSGNAWPTPVFAAATAVFVLVAASFPVLMFRGHGGHSDAASRIADTTLGVVWVLFTWSIIGQAFGLALALFGVADPVRSRVVTAVVLLISALLLTWGYAEAMRVSRVRRIDVVLPRLGPGLDGLRVVLITDTHYGPIDRSRWSRGVVDVVNSLEPDIVAHTGDIADGQVEQRISQSSPLADVRARFARVYVTGNHEYFSGALGWVEHMTSLGWDALHNRHLVVTRNGDSLIVAGVDDRTAAGSGLPGHHADHEAALSGADPALPVLLLAHQPQQITGAVAHGVDLQLSGHTHGGQMWPFHYLVRIDQPVLQGLSRHSDRTQLYTSRGTGFWGPPFRIFAPSEITLLTLRSPATP; this comes from the coding sequence ATGTCAGTGGGTGAGGCGGTCGAGGCGAGACCGCGCAGGCGTGCGCCGCGCGCGACGTTCGGCGTGCTGATTACGGTGATCTTGCTGCTGCTGTTCGGCGTGCCGTGGGCGACGCTCGCGTGGTCCGGCAATGCCTGGCCAACACCCGTGTTCGCCGCGGCCACCGCGGTCTTCGTGCTGGTCGCGGCAAGCTTCCCGGTGCTCATGTTCCGCGGCCACGGCGGGCACAGCGATGCCGCTTCCCGGATCGCCGACACCACGCTGGGTGTCGTCTGGGTGCTCTTCACCTGGTCGATCATCGGCCAGGCCTTCGGCCTGGCGCTCGCGCTGTTCGGCGTTGCCGATCCCGTCCGCTCGCGGGTGGTCACCGCAGTGGTCCTGCTGATCTCGGCACTCCTGCTGACTTGGGGGTACGCGGAAGCGATGCGCGTCTCCCGCGTCCGCCGGATCGACGTCGTGCTGCCACGCCTCGGTCCCGGCCTCGACGGCCTGCGGGTCGTGCTGATCACCGACACGCACTACGGTCCGATCGACCGCTCCCGCTGGTCCCGCGGCGTCGTCGACGTCGTCAACTCCCTCGAGCCAGACATCGTGGCGCACACCGGCGACATCGCCGACGGCCAGGTCGAGCAGCGGATCAGCCAGTCCTCCCCACTCGCCGACGTCCGCGCCCGCTTCGCCCGGGTCTACGTGACCGGCAACCATGAGTACTTCAGCGGAGCCCTCGGCTGGGTCGAGCACATGACCTCACTCGGCTGGGACGCCCTGCACAACCGCCACCTGGTCGTCACCCGCAACGGCGACTCCCTGATCGTCGCCGGCGTCGACGACCGCACCGCCGCCGGCTCCGGCCTCCCCGGCCACCACGCCGACCACGAGGCCGCCCTGTCCGGCGCCGACCCCGCCCTGCCGGTGCTGCTGCTGGCCCACCAGCCCCAGCAGATCACCGGCGCCGTCGCCCACGGCGTCGACCTCCAGTTGTCCGGCCACACCCACGGCGGCCAGATGTGGCCCTTCCACTACCTGGTCCGCATCGACCAGCCGGTCCTGCAGGGCTTGTCCCGCCATTCCGACCGCACCCAGCTCTACACCAGCCGCGGCACCGGCTTCTGGGGCCCACCGTTCCGCATCTTCGCCCCCAGCGAAATCACGCTCCTCACCCTGCGCAGCCCCGCCACCCCCTGA
- a CDS encoding nucleoside/nucleotide kinase family protein, whose product MISELVRRAAGLYTGGARALLGIAGPPGAGKTTLAEELVAALAAAPPPGHDAGWVAYVPMDGFHLADVELDRLGLRGRKGAPETFDVYGYANLLRRLRSDRDEMIYAPGFERVLEQPIAGVIGVPRAARLIVTEGNYLLLSSPPWQRVRELLDEVWYTDLEQEERLRRLIERHVRFGKTPEAAEAWASGTDELNAVLIAASRDRADLIV is encoded by the coding sequence GTGATCTCCGAACTGGTGCGGCGGGCGGCTGGGCTGTACACCGGTGGGGCGCGGGCATTGCTGGGCATCGCGGGGCCGCCGGGGGCGGGCAAGACCACGCTCGCTGAAGAGCTGGTTGCTGCGCTGGCTGCCGCGCCGCCGCCGGGACATGACGCCGGCTGGGTGGCGTATGTGCCGATGGACGGCTTTCATCTGGCCGATGTCGAGCTTGACCGGCTCGGCCTGCGAGGACGCAAAGGTGCGCCGGAAACCTTTGATGTGTACGGCTACGCGAACCTGTTGCGGCGGCTGCGCTCGGACCGGGACGAGATGATCTACGCGCCGGGCTTCGAGCGGGTGCTGGAGCAGCCGATCGCCGGGGTTATCGGCGTACCCCGTGCGGCCCGGCTGATCGTCACTGAGGGCAACTATCTGCTGCTTTCCTCGCCGCCGTGGCAGCGGGTTCGGGAACTGCTGGATGAAGTCTGGTACACCGACCTCGAGCAGGAGGAACGGTTGCGGCGGCTGATCGAGCGGCATGTTCGGTTCGGGAAGACGCCGGAGGCGGCGGAGGCTTGGGCCAGCGGCACGGATGAGCTCAATGCGGTGCTGATCGCCGCGAGCCGTGACCGGGCCGATCTGATCGTCTAG
- a CDS encoding ScyD/ScyE family protein, translated as MITLGSLCAAVAGLFLIATPAYAAEPPPLLTLATGLDSPRGLAFGPHGELYVAEAGRGGAGPCRSGLACAGRSGAITRIAYGRQQRILTNLPSVAAPGGTGAVGPSDVAAGPGGGLYYTVGADRRTPSPGAPGLYRDGQAITAQAANPAAVLAVGRDRLLVDAGSNALLRVGPRGRILTVATFPRRSVPAPAGIRADRIAMDPVPSSVARGPDGAFYVGELTGFPFPPGQARIWRVEPGRAPQVYASGLTAVTDLAWASDGRLYALSGGRNGALLRVSGHGPHHVVASAGLTAPGGLAIRGRHAYVTNCGVCRGTGSVVRIEL; from the coding sequence ATGATCACGCTAGGTTCACTGTGCGCCGCGGTGGCGGGGCTGTTTCTGATCGCCACGCCGGCGTATGCAGCCGAGCCACCACCTCTGCTCACGCTGGCCACCGGCCTGGACAGCCCACGCGGGCTGGCTTTCGGCCCGCACGGCGAGCTCTACGTCGCCGAGGCCGGGCGGGGCGGTGCCGGTCCGTGCCGGTCCGGCCTGGCTTGCGCCGGCCGATCAGGGGCGATAACCCGGATCGCGTACGGCCGACAGCAGCGGATCCTCACCAACCTGCCATCCGTGGCGGCACCGGGCGGCACCGGCGCCGTCGGCCCGTCGGACGTCGCGGCCGGCCCCGGCGGCGGCCTCTACTACACGGTCGGCGCCGACCGGCGTACCCCGTCTCCCGGCGCCCCCGGCCTCTACCGGGACGGGCAGGCGATCACCGCCCAGGCAGCGAACCCGGCCGCCGTGCTCGCCGTCGGCCGCGACCGGCTCCTGGTCGACGCCGGCAGCAACGCGCTGCTGCGAGTCGGCCCGCGCGGCCGGATTCTGACCGTCGCAACGTTCCCACGCCGATCCGTTCCGGCGCCGGCCGGTATCCGCGCCGACCGGATCGCGATGGACCCGGTGCCGTCCTCGGTGGCCCGCGGCCCGGACGGGGCTTTCTACGTGGGTGAGCTGACCGGCTTTCCGTTCCCGCCCGGTCAGGCGCGGATCTGGCGCGTCGAACCGGGCCGCGCGCCCCAGGTGTACGCCTCGGGTCTTACGGCCGTCACCGACCTGGCGTGGGCCTCCGACGGCCGCCTGTACGCGCTCTCCGGCGGCCGGAACGGCGCCTTGCTCCGCGTCTCCGGCCACGGCCCGCACCATGTCGTGGCGTCGGCCGGCCTGACCGCCCCGGGCGGTCTCGCCATCCGCGGCCGGCACGCCTACGTCACGAACTGCGGCGTCTGCCGGGGAACGGGCTCGGTGGTGCGGATCGAGCTGTAG
- a CDS encoding polysaccharide deacetylase family protein yields the protein MEDLVTDAATPAWTTLPALMYHSVSTVGGPLRDLAVPPERLAEQLHALTAAGYRLVGLTEALDRLSTGSTEKMVAVTFDDGYRDFVTAGVPALQAAGAGATLYASVGHLGAGQANWLGEWAPAFGPMMSWDELAEVATVPGIEIGNHSLIHHPLDVLAPGELRDQVVSSHDQLEQRLQLKVRSFAYPHGYNSRLVRDVVAASGHDNATEVGYRLHTPSERRFAVPRFQPTPDHTGADLVALVEGAGSQLVPQLKRLAQPGWRMVRKMARKAGRNLT from the coding sequence TTGGAGGACTTGGTGACCGACGCGGCGACGCCGGCTTGGACCACACTGCCGGCGCTGATGTATCACTCGGTCTCCACCGTCGGTGGGCCACTGCGTGATCTGGCCGTCCCACCGGAACGGCTTGCGGAACAACTGCACGCGCTCACCGCTGCCGGCTACCGGCTCGTCGGTCTCACCGAGGCCCTCGACCGGCTCAGCACGGGCAGCACCGAGAAGATGGTCGCGGTGACCTTCGACGACGGCTACCGGGACTTCGTGACCGCCGGTGTGCCCGCGCTGCAGGCCGCCGGAGCCGGCGCCACGCTGTACGCGTCGGTCGGCCACCTCGGCGCCGGCCAAGCGAACTGGCTGGGCGAGTGGGCCCCGGCGTTCGGCCCGATGATGAGCTGGGATGAGCTGGCCGAGGTGGCCACCGTGCCGGGCATCGAGATCGGCAACCACAGCCTGATCCACCACCCGCTCGACGTGCTGGCCCCGGGCGAGCTGCGCGACCAGGTGGTGAGCAGCCACGACCAGCTGGAGCAGCGCCTGCAGCTGAAGGTGCGCTCGTTCGCGTACCCGCACGGGTACAACAGCCGTCTGGTGCGGGACGTGGTCGCGGCCTCCGGGCACGACAACGCGACCGAGGTCGGCTATCGCCTCCACACGCCGAGTGAGCGCCGGTTCGCCGTACCCCGCTTCCAGCCGACGCCGGACCACACCGGCGCCGACCTGGTCGCCCTCGTCGAGGGCGCCGGTTCCCAGCTGGTTCCGCAGCTGAAGCGGCTGGCCCAGCCGGGCTGGCGGATGGTCCGCAAGATGGCACGCAAAGCAGGCCGGAACCTGACATGA